One window of the Chelonoidis abingdonii isolate Lonesome George chromosome 3, CheloAbing_2.0, whole genome shotgun sequence genome contains the following:
- the LOC142046515 gene encoding uncharacterized protein LOC142046515, with protein sequence MQSPENRKRAPAWTTEELLDLIAIWGEDSVLTELRSSKRNEKVFERISKSMIAKGYSRDSFQCRIKVKELRQAYQKTREGNGRSGVAPKTCRFYAELHAIFGGLATSRPSLIVDSDDLISVSTVAEDSAEGEDQEEVHEGDIADTTQLSITNSSQELFLTQDLTLQQANQATITESEAMEGTSAVQCSLLTTPSARLPKRQRKKRTRDEMFSEVMEVSHSNTAHHSDLKELIAKYKKDASDREDRRDARDERWREEDRQVEERWRKEDRQEDQRCREEDRRWRDGTLELLRDHTDILRRMLIVQEQQRGYRVPLQSMFNHPPSSPGSISPSRRRVRTRGGRLPAPAHSTPMESPTKRL encoded by the exons atgcagtctcctgagaatagaaaaagagctccagcatggaccacagaagagcttttggatctcattgctatctggggtgaggattcagtgctaacagaactccgttcgtcaaaacggaatgagaaagtatttgaaagaatttcaaagtctatgattgcaaaaggataCAGCAGGGACTCTTTCcaatgcaggattaaagtgaaagaactgagacaagcataccagaaaaccagagagggaaacgggagatctggagttgctcctaaaacatgcaggttctatgcagagctacatgcaatttttgggggcttggctaccagtcgcccatccttaatcgtggattcagatgacctgatttcagtttcaactgtggctgaggattctgcagagggggaagatcaggaagaggtacatgagggagacattgctgataccacacagctctcaattaccaacagcagccaggagttgtttctgacccaagatttaaccttgcagcaggctaatcaagccactatcacagaaagtgaagccatggaagggaccagcg ctgtgcagtgttctttactcactaccccatctgccaggctacccaagagacagaggaaaaagagaacgagagacgaaatgttttccgaagtcatggaagtcagccacagtaacacagctcatcatagtgatttgaaggaactgatagcaaaatacaagaaagatgccagtgaccgggaggacaggagagacgctcgagatgagaggtggcgagaggaagaccggcaggtagaagagaggtggcgcaaggaagacaggcaggaagatcagaggtgcagggaggaagataggcgctggcgtgatggaacgctggagctgctgcgtgatcacactgatatcctcagacgcatgttgattgttcaggaacagcagcggggttacagagtgccactgcagtccatgtttaatcaccctccaagctccccaggttccatatctccctcacgcagacgtgttagaacgcgtgggggaaggcttcctgcaccagcacactccacccccatggagagcccaaccaaaaggctgtaa